In Capsicum annuum cultivar UCD-10X-F1 chromosome 7, UCD10Xv1.1, whole genome shotgun sequence, one genomic interval encodes:
- the LOC107878178 gene encoding pyrophosphate--fructose 6-phosphate 1-phosphotransferase subunit beta isoform X1, with amino-acid sequence MAATAKAGAVGPGRSTSAYSEVQHNRLIVSLPLPSVLKSPFSVVDGPPSSAAGNPGEIAKLFPNLFGQPSVSLRPGTSGAALNHNLKIGVVLSGGQAPGGHNVISGIFDYLQEKTKGSTLYGFRGGPAGIMNCKYVELTADFVYPYRNQGGFDIICSGRDKIETDEQFNQAAETAKKLDLDGIVVIGGDDSNTNACLLAENFRGKGLKTRVIGCPKTIDGDLKCKEVPTSFGFDTACKIYAEMIGNVMIDARSTGKYYHFVRLMGRAASHITLECALQTHPNITIIGEEVAAQKQTLKSVTDYIVGVICKRATLGYNYGVILIPEGLIDFIPEVQQLIAELNEILAHDVIDEAGSWKKKLRSQSHELFELLPQAIQEQLLLERDPHGNVQVAKIETEKMLIQMVEAELVNKRKEGSYTKHFGGQSHFFGYEGRCGLPSNFDSNYCYALGYGAGALLQSGKTGLISSVGNLGAPVEEWTVGGTALTSLMDVERRHGKFKPVIKKAMVELEGAPFKKFASLRKEWALKNQYFSPGPLQFVGPTSNDINHTLMLELGAKA; translated from the exons ATGGCAGCAACAGCAAAAGCAGGAGCAGTAGGGCCTGGACGATCAACTTCAGCGTACAGCGAAGTCCAACACAACCGTCTCATTGTATCGCTTCCTCTACCTTCTGTCCTCAAATCTCCCTTCTCCGTTGTTGATGGCCCTCCTAGTTCTGCCGCTGGAAATCCAG GTGAAATTGCAAAGCTTTTCCCAAATCTGTTTGGGCAGCCTTCCGTGTCATTACGGCCAGGTACATCTGGGGCTGCATTGAATCATAATCTTAAAATTGGGGTTGTGTTGTCTGGAGGACAGGCCCCTGGTGGGCACAATGTCATATCTGGAATTTTTG ACTATTTGCAGGAGAAAACGAAAGGCAGCACTCTCTATGGATTCAGGGGAGGTCCAGCAGGGATAATGAACTGTAAATATGTAGAGTTGACGGCGGATTTTGTTTATCCTTACAGAAATCAA GGTGGCTTTGATATTATCTGTAGTGGTAGAGACAAGATAGAAACCGATGAACAG tttAATCAAGCTGCAGAAACAGCTAAGAAACTTGACTTAGATGGGATTGTTGTGATTGGTGGAGATGATTCAAACACAAATGCTTGTCTTCTAGCCGAGAACTTCAG GGGTAAAGGTTTGAAAACACGGGTTATTGGATGCCCAAAGACAATTGATGGTGATTTGAAATGCAAAGAAGTTCCTACTAGTTTCGGATTTGATACTGCTTGCAAG ATATACGCAGAAATGATTGGAAATGTCATGATAGATGCTCGTTCAACAGGAAAATACTATCACT TTGTAAGGCTTATGGGTCGTGCTGCATCACACATCACATTGGAGTGTGCTCTACAGACCCATCCGAACATTACCATCATTGGCGAAGAG GTTGCAGCCCAGAAGCAAACACTTAAAAGTGTTACAGATTACATTGTAGGAGTAATTTGCAAACGAGCAACACTTGGTTATAATTATGGGGTTATACTAATACCCGAAGGCTTGATTGACTTCATTCCAGAG GTGCAACAGTTGATTGCAGAGCTCAATGAAATCCTGGCTCATGATGTTATCGATGAAGCTGGCAGTTGGAAAAAGAAACTTCGAAGCCAGTCTCATGAGCTTTTTGAACTCTTACCACAAGCAATTCAGGAGCAGTTACTTCTTGAAAGAGATCCACATGGAAATGTCCAG GTTGCCAAAATAGAAACTGAAAAAATGCTTATTCAAATGGTGGAAGCTGAACTTGTAAATAAGAGGAAGGAAGGTTCATATACCAAACATTTTGGAGGGCAGTCTCATTTTTTCGG CTACGAGGGTAGATGTGGTTTGCCTTCAAATTTTGACTCCAACTATTGCTATGCATTGGGTTATGGGGCTGGAGCACTTCTTCAGTCTGGAAAAACAGGCTTGATTTCCTCT GTGGGAAATTTGGGAGCTCCAGTTGAAGAGTGGACAGTTGGTGGAACAGCGCTAACATCTTTGATGGATGTTGAAAGGAGACATG GTAAGTTCAAGCCCGTGATTAAGAAGGCAATGGTGGAACTAGAAG GTGCTCCGTTCAAAAAATTTGCTTCCTTGAGAAAAGAGTGGGCTCTAAAGAATCAATACTTCAGCCCTG GTCCACTTCAATTCGTCGGCCCAACATCAAATGACATCAATCACACTTTAATGCTAGAGTTGGGAGCCAAAGCTTAA
- the LOC107878178 gene encoding pyrophosphate--fructose 6-phosphate 1-phosphotransferase subunit beta isoform X2: protein MQGEIAKLFPNLFGQPSVSLRPGTSGAALNHNLKIGVVLSGGQAPGGHNVISGIFDYLQEKTKGSTLYGFRGGPAGIMNCKYVELTADFVYPYRNQGGFDIICSGRDKIETDEQFNQAAETAKKLDLDGIVVIGGDDSNTNACLLAENFRGKGLKTRVIGCPKTIDGDLKCKEVPTSFGFDTACKIYAEMIGNVMIDARSTGKYYHFVRLMGRAASHITLECALQTHPNITIIGEEVAAQKQTLKSVTDYIVGVICKRATLGYNYGVILIPEGLIDFIPEVQQLIAELNEILAHDVIDEAGSWKKKLRSQSHELFELLPQAIQEQLLLERDPHGNVQVAKIETEKMLIQMVEAELVNKRKEGSYTKHFGGQSHFFGYEGRCGLPSNFDSNYCYALGYGAGALLQSGKTGLISSVGNLGAPVEEWTVGGTALTSLMDVERRHGKFKPVIKKAMVELEGAPFKKFASLRKEWALKNQYFSPGPLQFVGPTSNDINHTLMLELGAKA, encoded by the exons atgcaag GTGAAATTGCAAAGCTTTTCCCAAATCTGTTTGGGCAGCCTTCCGTGTCATTACGGCCAGGTACATCTGGGGCTGCATTGAATCATAATCTTAAAATTGGGGTTGTGTTGTCTGGAGGACAGGCCCCTGGTGGGCACAATGTCATATCTGGAATTTTTG ACTATTTGCAGGAGAAAACGAAAGGCAGCACTCTCTATGGATTCAGGGGAGGTCCAGCAGGGATAATGAACTGTAAATATGTAGAGTTGACGGCGGATTTTGTTTATCCTTACAGAAATCAA GGTGGCTTTGATATTATCTGTAGTGGTAGAGACAAGATAGAAACCGATGAACAG tttAATCAAGCTGCAGAAACAGCTAAGAAACTTGACTTAGATGGGATTGTTGTGATTGGTGGAGATGATTCAAACACAAATGCTTGTCTTCTAGCCGAGAACTTCAG GGGTAAAGGTTTGAAAACACGGGTTATTGGATGCCCAAAGACAATTGATGGTGATTTGAAATGCAAAGAAGTTCCTACTAGTTTCGGATTTGATACTGCTTGCAAG ATATACGCAGAAATGATTGGAAATGTCATGATAGATGCTCGTTCAACAGGAAAATACTATCACT TTGTAAGGCTTATGGGTCGTGCTGCATCACACATCACATTGGAGTGTGCTCTACAGACCCATCCGAACATTACCATCATTGGCGAAGAG GTTGCAGCCCAGAAGCAAACACTTAAAAGTGTTACAGATTACATTGTAGGAGTAATTTGCAAACGAGCAACACTTGGTTATAATTATGGGGTTATACTAATACCCGAAGGCTTGATTGACTTCATTCCAGAG GTGCAACAGTTGATTGCAGAGCTCAATGAAATCCTGGCTCATGATGTTATCGATGAAGCTGGCAGTTGGAAAAAGAAACTTCGAAGCCAGTCTCATGAGCTTTTTGAACTCTTACCACAAGCAATTCAGGAGCAGTTACTTCTTGAAAGAGATCCACATGGAAATGTCCAG GTTGCCAAAATAGAAACTGAAAAAATGCTTATTCAAATGGTGGAAGCTGAACTTGTAAATAAGAGGAAGGAAGGTTCATATACCAAACATTTTGGAGGGCAGTCTCATTTTTTCGG CTACGAGGGTAGATGTGGTTTGCCTTCAAATTTTGACTCCAACTATTGCTATGCATTGGGTTATGGGGCTGGAGCACTTCTTCAGTCTGGAAAAACAGGCTTGATTTCCTCT GTGGGAAATTTGGGAGCTCCAGTTGAAGAGTGGACAGTTGGTGGAACAGCGCTAACATCTTTGATGGATGTTGAAAGGAGACATG GTAAGTTCAAGCCCGTGATTAAGAAGGCAATGGTGGAACTAGAAG GTGCTCCGTTCAAAAAATTTGCTTCCTTGAGAAAAGAGTGGGCTCTAAAGAATCAATACTTCAGCCCTG GTCCACTTCAATTCGTCGGCCCAACATCAAATGACATCAATCACACTTTAATGCTAGAGTTGGGAGCCAAAGCTTAA